The Hordeum vulgare subsp. vulgare chromosome 7H, MorexV3_pseudomolecules_assembly, whole genome shotgun sequence DNA window GCAGGCCTCGATTTCCCCTTTCGCCGCTCGCCTCGATTTCCCCTTTCGCCGCTCGCTTTGGTTGGATCGGCGGATGCCTGATGCGATTTTAGCCCGGATAATTGCGGTCAGGCCGGCAAGTTTGGTCGAATTGGGGGCAGTCTTTGGGTTCCAATAAGTATTCAGTTGTGGTGGTAGTACTAATTTGTAAGTCTAGTTTTCTACAGCTTCGGTAAAGATCACATGGGAGTATTGGGGTAGCAATACCAGTGGGACTTGTGCCCTATTTTGGTTGCGCGGATAATCAATGGAGCCTCCAGTTTTTTCCTCTGTTTCTGATGGAATCTCGGAAATTAGGACTAGTGTACAGGATGATAGCAATTAGCGGGATGCCTTGAGCTTATTTTCATGGCTAATTTTCTATCTTCCCTCACCACTGATAACATTGGTGAGATGACGCTCTGGTTGTCGATATCAAACACATAAACTGACAGCATAaggtgtttttttttttttgtcagGAACAAAATGGATGAACAGAGAATAGCTCGAATATCGGTCACTTGGAGAGGCAGGCAACTTGACGTTGATGCAGACCCAAGATGTACGATCAAGGAATTTGGGCAACTGCTCCAGGATTTGACTAATGTTAAACCAGAGACGTTGAAGCTCATAGTTCCGCAATCTGCAAACAAAGGTTCCAAGCTGATCAGTCCATTTTCAGACACCCATTCAAGCTTAACACTGAAAGAAGCCGCTATCAGTGAGGTAAGATGCGAGTGAGTTGCATGCATATTCAACATGCTGTTGGGTTTGCTAATGCAATGGTGAATGACATCATTTCTATGCACCTTTCTCTCTCTTTTCGTGCATCAGGGTAAGCTTATTAGAATGATGGGTGTATTTGAAGATGAAATTGAGGAAGTATCAGACAATGGAAAAAACCCAGATATGCGGATAATTGGATTTGAAGAGGAAGAACAGCGGCTGAGGCAACGATCTTCAGGCAGGCCCCGAGTTTCACTGAAACTTCCACAGGGGCAATACATCTTCTGTGATTTTAGGACACTTCACTTACCTGGGGTTGAGGTTAGTCAAATTTTTCTGACCCCATATATGTTTTTCGGTTCATGATCCAGATCCATTGGATAACAATCATGACACCGGTTTGCTCTTTTGGACCTATGATATGTCAACCTATCATAAATCTTACTTCTGCTCATGGTACTTTGTACCTTTACATTTTTGGCTTCCTGCTTGAATAGTTCTATGCTCTTTCCATTGGATCATTCCAGTAGTCAGCATTGTGATGTCATAGATATTGATTTGCAAAGTACGAAAAAACTAGATTGCGTAATTTAAACAAATATCTATATATGAGAGCATTGAAGACCCCAAATCATGTTGTCTGCTAATTTGTTAATTTAGTCCAGAATAAATGAACATAATTTTGAAACTATTTCCATCTCATACCACTAACTTTCTAGAATGATGAAATCTATGTTATACTCCTTGATCCTGTCAGGTGTTACCTAAAAAAACCCTACTTTCTCTGTACCCTTtgttaaatactccctccgtcccaaataagtgactcaaaagtgactcaactttgtactaaagttagtataaaactgagtcatttttgagtcacttaatttgggacggagggagtaaatggATGCTTGTAGTAGCAACTTCCTATCTGATTTTTCTAATCGTGGATAGGCCAATCATGGCATCTTAAATTAAAATTGTGCCCTTATTTGTTTTTCTGGGTGCCAGTTGAATCCACCACCTTCGGAAGCTCTGAAAAGAATGCACATGCTTGCATGTGACCCCGGCATAATTGCGATCATGAACAAGGTAACAATTTTCAAGTGGCAAGTCTGTTTctttgtgtagtttcatattgaCACAGTTAATTTTTGGGCGTTTTTCAGCATAGATGGCGAGTGGGAATCATGACTGAAATGGCACCAGTGGGATATGTAGGTGTTAGTCCGAAATGCATTCTTGGCTTCAATAAGGTGAATATAAGTTATTCTAATACAGTACAATTAATATTCATCACGCAGCATTTTTTGTTTTCTGAGAGTATATTGTGTGCTACTCATATAGAACATGGGAGAGGAGATATCCCTTCGCCTACGGACTGATGATTTGAAAGGATTTCGGAAATATGAAAGTATCAAGAAAACTCTGCTCCATGAACTTGTAAGTTTTTTGGTTTTATATTTCCATAGAATTTGTATTTCGTATACGGATCACCTTTTTTGCTATAGTTGCGGGCTTTTTCGTCTTTTTAATTGTCTATTCATTGATTCCAGGCACATATGGTTCACTCTGAGCATGATGCCCTCTTTTTCGCTCTTAATAAGCAGGTTCTTTATTTAGCTGCCCCTGTTACCTTTGTTTGCCATCTGCTTACTTTGACTTCACCTGATCCTCAACTTACAGTTATTTTTCTGTTCAGTTGAATGAGGAAGCTGCGTCCTTGGACTGGACCAAATCAAGTGGACATGTGCTGAGTGGCCGCAAAATATTTGATTCCTATGAAGATGAGTTTGATTTAGAACCGGAAGCTCATGTTGTCGGTCACAAGCTTGGAGGGCGATCGAGTTCACTGGCAAGTTCCCGTGTGTTGCCAGGGGTAGCTGCTTATCAGCGTCTCTTGAGTGCATCATCAACAGATTTGGGGAGTTCCCACAGTAGTGTTACTAAATCTGTGGAGAGATATAATGTGCAAGGTACACAAGCAGAACCTGATCCGGATGATGCTGGTGAGGATTTTATTCTGGAAAATGTGAAGGCGGAACCAGACCCAGATGATAATGACGCCATGCCTATTGATGTAACAATTGTGACATCAGGATCAGCAGGTTTTGTAGCATCTACAGAGCAGAAtgccaagaaaagctctgttggtTGCCTAGAACCTGATCCTGATGATACTGCAGATGTTGACATGCTTAACAAGGAGATCGATGGTGAGCATGATAATGAACCTGATCCTGATGATGGTACTAGTGAATTCGTCTTGGAATCTGGAAACACGATGGAAGTGGAGATGGAGCTGAGAACTGACTCCACAGTTCTAAAATCGGAACCTGATCCTGATGACTCCTCTAGCTCTATTCAAAACCAGAAGGTGAGCATTGATGAGAAGCATATGGGAGAGCCTGATCCGGATGCTAGTAGCTGTGGAGCTGCTTTGGCATCTGGAAATAAGATCCAAGCGGAGATTGGGCAGAGCAGAAACCACTCAATTTTGGAGTCTGAACCTGACCCTGACGATCATGCTGCTAATTTAAAGAGCGATGAGCTGCAAAGAATAGAAGAGCCAGTGGCAGCCCTCTGTTCGCGCCTCCAGAAGGCTATTGAAATGCTCCGGTCGCAAGCAACACCTTCAGAGGCAGCCTCTGCACTTCAAACACTCTTCAAAATTATCAAGAATGTGATAGAGAACCCGAACGACATTCGTTATAGAAGATTGCGCAAGGTATGCTTGGCTTCTGTATGTTATGCTTTGTCTTTTGATGTGCTGAGAAAAATTATTGCTAACCCTTATCCTTCTCTCCAAACTTCTAGACCAATCCGCATTTCCAAAGGAGCGTGGTGAATTACAAAGGTACATCTCTTACCTCTGCAAACTGCCACTTCAGTCTTAAAATTCTGCTGTACACTAGGAGTAACTGTCTTCTTCCCCTTCCCTCTCAAAACCAGCTGCGATGGAGGTCCTCGAGTTGATTGGCTTCTGCGAGGATGTCGTCTCGGATGAGATTGGGCGTGCGGAGACCTACCTGGTGCTGAAGAGGAACGATCCTGGGTTGCTGTGGCTTGCGAAGTCCTCCCTTGAAGTATCCATGGCTTGATAAAACTTCCAGCTATTATTATAGCCTGTCAGACTGTATACCTGTATATCATGACATTTCATCCCCTTTGTGCTGCGAAAATGGTTTAGTGTGCTCTTGTGCGATGAGAATGAGAACATGAAACTGTGGTGTTGTTTGTCAGCTTCAcaattgtatatcaaatatatgtGATTGCAGATAGACTCATAAACATCTTTTCTGGGGCTATGATAGATCGAATTGTATATATAGAATACACTCCCTTCATAAAGAAATACGTATATAAGCAGAAATGCATTTCGGCTCCTGGGGCCAAAAAGAagtttgaaatgaaaaaaaatcaagacaaaATTTATTTGTGTACTTAGTCACATCCAAATATTACCTGAAAAATTTGAGGCAATAAAGTTAAACATTTGGCttgtgcaaaaaagaaaaaacagaacATTAAAAGTTATTCCAAAATgtcatcctaattttttttttgtcGATGAAAAACCGCTGCTCCTTATCGCACGAAATTTCTCATCCATGTTTATGAAAAATGTTTAATATGTTTTTTATATACTGTTTACCTAGGAGCATTTGCTCCCGGGAGCCAAAACACCACCCCGGTATACAAGAGTGATCTAAAtattcttatatttctttatgaaagaaaaatgttttttttacgAAGGGAGTATGTGATTGTTTTTTTCTTCCCAGGAgtatttttttttgagaaaaactTGCCACTCTTTATTAGTGTTGAAGAATGTTCATAGGTACAAAAGAAGGATCATGCGGGTTGCCCAACCATACATGTCTCCCGACACTAAATTACAAGCATATTTGACGAGAATGTGAACCTCAAAATTACAATTTCTATGTTCGTGAAGAAAAGAGCAAGAAAAACTAGTGCTACGAGCTTGTATTTCATGGACAATTGCTGCATGAGGGCCTCCGGTCCCCTCGTTGATGTCCTTGACAACCCCCGAGCAATCCCATGCTACCACAAGTTGTTGAATgcccaagtcttctgccaaagtcAGTCCCTCTCTACAAGCGAGAGTTTTCAGAATAGTTAGATCATGTGTTCCTAGCAGAACAATAGCCGAAGAGCCCAGATAATTACTAGCCCCATCTCGACATACAGCAGTTGCAGCTCCCCCCTGCCTGTTCGCCAAGACTGCTCCATCGACATTTACCTTCATCAGTCCAGCCGGCGGGGCGATCCACCATTGAGGTCCGGGCGAAGATGCCCTAACGCTCGGTATTTTAGGCGACTTCAAAGCTATCTGACCCAACTCTCCGAGGTAAGTGTTGACAAAGGAGATAGTTTGTTGTGGACTTTGAAAAATTCCTTCATATATAGCCTTACGCCTAGCATACCAAATCGACCAGAGTATGACCACCATACACGTGAAACTCGCATGTGATAATGACTCATGCATATCGAAGATCCAGTTCCTAGCATTTGGCCCCATGTTCTCCGCCATCTTAGCCACCAAAGATTCATCAGATAAGGCCCAGATGCACCTTTACATAGTGCATGACAAGAGGGCATGTCACCAAGAGTCGTCACAACCGCACAAGGGACACGCACTTAGGTCTGCCATGTTCCAGTGCTGCAATACATCCGTAATGGGTAATGAGTGCCTAGCAAGCCTCCATAAGAAAACTCTCACTTTTGATGGAACTTGAGTTTTCCAGAGCATATTCCAAGAGTCCTACTCTTCCTTAGGAACCGAGGTGCCTGACCGCCCCTGGAGTAGTTTTTCCCTCTCCAGTTTTGTTGTTACCAGAAATTTATGGGCTGAACGAACTGTGAATCTCCCATGTTTTTCGATGCCCAAGCCCAGAAATCTACCATGTTTCGCATGCACACTCGGATTTTTAGAATTGCCTCAGCGTCCACTGGGAGGAAAACAGACCGGAGCAACTCTAATTCCAAGCTGCCATAGCCGGAGATAGAAGTTCAACAACTAATCGTGGAGGATCTACAACTAGGGAGGTTATTGGCCGCAGCGAAGTCTCCTTCGGGGTCCAATTTTGTCCCCATACCTCTGTTGTTTGTCCATTACCAATCCGCCTGATCAGCCCCTGGCTGAGCACATCTCTCCCCTCCACTAGGGCTCGCCAAATCTGTGACGTCCTTGATCCCAGCTCTGCTTCAAGAATTGTTGAGTTTGGGAAATAAGAAGCCTTCAAAATTTGAGCACTCAAAGACGTTGCCTCCTGCAGAATCCTCCACACTTGCCTAGCTAACAATGCCAAATTGAAAAGCTCCATATCCCTAAAGCCGAGTCCACCAAGGTATTTTGGCCGTGTCATCACGTCCCACGCAACCCAAGCTGGTTTGCGTTCACCTTGTTTGTAGCCCCACCAGAACTTCCTAATAATGGATTTGATATGATCACATAAACCCCTTTGCAATTTGAAACAAGACATCGAGTATACTGGAATAACCTGCGCCACTGACTTGATGAGAACATCCTTGCCTCCTGTCGATAAACATTTGCTCATCCAGCCCTTTACTTTATCCCACGCGCGATCACTTAGATACTTGAAGGTATTCATCTTCGAGTGCCCTACTTCTCTCGGCAAACCCAAGTACGTGTCGCTTAGTGACTCATTTGGCACTTGAAGATATCCTTTAACATCACTTCGGACTGAATCTGGGCATCCTTTGCTGAAGAACATGGATGATTTATCTCTAGTCACACGTTGTCCAGATACATTGCAATAGATACCCAACAAGTTTGATACCTCCTCCGCTCCATTAACACTTGCCTTGAAGAACAACAGGTTGTCATCCGCGAATAAAAGGTCGTTTACCAACGGAGCCGATGGCGCCACCTTAATGCCTCTAAGTTGGGATGACTGATTCTCGGATTTGCGGAGGCACGAAAGGCCCTCTGTTGTCAGCAAGAAAATATATGGAGAGATCGGATCTCCCTATCGAATACCCCTTGTAGGGCTGATTTTTTTTGATTTAACTCCATTGAACATAACACAGAAGGAAACAGAGCTCACcgatacgtatccatcgtatctacttttcaaactcttttgcccttgttttggactctaatttgcatgatttgaatggaactaacccggactaacgttgttttcaacagaatagccatggtgttgtttttgcacagaaataaaagttctcggaatgacctggaaatttacaaggattttttgtggaatatataaaaaatattggcgcaagaatcaaccggagacgtggagcgaggagcccacaagcccaagaggcgcgggccccctggccgcgcctagcaggcttgtggggccctcggggctacgccgcctccaactccatctctatttagtccctttcgtccagaaaaaaatcaaggaggagagttcatcgcgttttgcgatacggaggtgccgccaccacctgttcttcctctagagggcaaatctggagtccgttctaggctccggagaggggagatcgtcgccatcgtcatcaccaaccttccttcatcgccaattccatgatgctcttcaccgttcgtgagtaatctcatcgtaggcttgctggacggtgatggattggatgagatctatcatgtaatcgagttagttttgatggggattgatccctagtatccactatgttctgagattgatgttgctactacttttccatgcttaatacttgtcactagggcccgagtgccatgatttcagatctgaacctattatgttctcgtcaatatatgtgtgttcttgatcctatcttgcaagttgtagtcacctactatgtgttatgacctggcaaccccggagtgacaatagccggaaccactcccggagatgaccatagtacgaggagttcatgtattcaataagtgctaatgctttgtttcggttctctattaaaaggagaaccttaatatccggtagtttccattaggaccccgctgccacgggagggatggacaatagatgtcatgcaagttcttttcataagcacgtatgtgtagcgacccgactcaaaactagtcaagcctttgtgtttttgtgccatccctggatcagtatgctggcacacacagtacatcaatgtatatatcaaagtgcaatcacatgtaaatagcgtaaaactgatatataccttaaatattttagcggaagcagtcaagggagtggagtcccaataaacaccaacggcaagttgagtgtagaccgtaaccctgaatcgtactcttactcgtcgaagaaaaatatctgcaacataagacgttgcagccgtgtaggtcagcatattgaatatgccggcaagtcacataagagaggggtgaaaagtaatcatttatactatatgcatatatggcaggtggggctataagttttcagcgaaaagcaagttttctcctacatcaagagagggctaaaagtaaatgttactacattgttggttgttaacgagatggttccaccatccaattctcgtacccatgttgtcaataatacccacatcaatattgttatttgtgttgagaatttcagataacttcagttcctttggctcaagttgtccatgaccgtggacacggctaatcgattaggttggagtactctgcagagttttgcacacgttccccacaagatttgatcgcctccgtgtatgtcctcgcacctcagggtgtttgaaggccggatgatcaaaacatggtctttcaatgggtccctctgaatccctgtcggtgcccatccaatcctaccgttcttctacatctgctagcaccgcctatcgagagtcgccgcgttgtccaaccaagccagagcccataatgacttgtggtgtgcaggtaagccttgggtcttgaaaatatccgtccgtctctttgagcctgggtgaagctttccgcaagatgtcatggccgtctccagcatcccgggtcatccactggtttctccagggagccgatcaaccgtccttcacccagagttgcattgcatcacgaggtcttgaaaagtcttgacttaaccggtcttggttattaaattattctcgcatcactcgtggtaaactctcaaccagaatcccgtctacccaagcatagcaatatgaaatttgtcgtcccgggccaagtaacggggttgttgggtgcctaccacatgatactacaatatgtaaccataatttccaagtacctagtcagcatgcaaattgggcataggatggtagaactacgatgcataaaacataggtgatacatgatcaaatgacttgcctggtgatgttgacgaagaaggattttcgttctcgggaaatacgtgatagaactattcgtcactctccgatgaaatctatataatcaaacatagtattcacataagcactcacactagcaatcattctagcaatcaattaacaaacagcaataaaagttgatgcaatcaaaaatcaataagagagagcagataaaaatccaaaggaaacttcaaagaagctaggaagccttctactacatcaaacactatatagtttttgttctaactgaaaataaaacactaaaatagaaaaaacaacaaaaaacaaaatataaaataactaagataacagaagtaaaatttacaaaacaatattattttataagtattttcaaaataggaaatcaaactagcaatgcaatcaattcgcaagttagtatagaactagaattgattcaatgcaaacaaataagaataaataaaataaaattttgttgttgttgaaaagttactggtaaatataaaaaacaaaatataacttgtcacaattacaaaaaaacaaattaagaacaattaatacaaaagaaatagcaagaaaacaaaaaaggctaaaacagaatctgttttgcttaaaaccctaagtaaaaatatttaaaaaaaattgaaacttaaactactgaaagatatgatcaataggaaacagtagaaAAAACAATTAAttgaaaagctattttaaactcccggtataagcaaaacaagctttaaataaAATCGGATCTAATTaatattttataaatccaaacatagacaaattatatatctacagaaactacataaaattcgggatccaacgcaaaaagaatcgcctaattcggagttatagactaatagatatgaattttctaatattgcaattttctgaaaaaactgcaatacgggatttcgtgaatctcaccatgggtgacagagaggaagaactccgatgaggtagctgctccggcgaggtggggaggtcgccggaggggtggggaatcggcggaggaggggtggggcgcgcgggggtgtggtgcagcgagggtaggggccatgGGGAGGTCAGCATGGAGCTCCTGGACTCGACCGGGGCAgggttactccggcgaggtggccggcggctagaggcgatgagggtggcgtctctttgggaaaatggaacgaggacgccgggtgggttcttatagggggctcgggaggagctgggatggaagggagagggagatcgggaagggaggatttccgtgtccatggctaaggaaggtcttgtgcacgtgaggaaggagatagaggaagaagaagatcttgttgggccagtttttggaaaggtcttaatgggccaccgtttatttccatttaaacacgatttctttcctttttcaaaactaggaaactaaaacgataaaagggaaatcaaatcaattcggaatatagagtttctatatactaaaattatcagaaaaataaaatctaaatgatgggcatttttccacggctaaaataaaaacttaaaaaaatgttttttccaaaaaatccctaaaagcattatttatttttgcaattattttctcaaattaaattttggttttttcttggctcaaaatatttcaatgaatggccctggttttttggagggtcattttcctccgctctttcttgcgtgcaagaattttgtgggggcattttctcggggaagaaaaatatagaagcaagggcaaatattttgaaaggattcaaatgcaaactccgttcaaattctttatagttgaagaagtcatgtcatcttctctcttttctttgaaaagattgaatttgaattcatcggagatggggaaagtcattttattccctctcattcaaaagtttttgaaaagtttcaaatttcacacaagtttcaatcactcaagcaaacaaacaaacaatctaataattattttaacattccaaaatttgggatgttacaaacctaccacacttaaaatgaatctcgtcctcgagattcgaagaggctagaaagaaaggttagggtttgggggtcttctaacaaatccaacttccggcatagtgggatgctaccacacttaaaatgagtgctactggtcccttaagattttaacaaacctCTGGGGGTTTTCGCATTTGAATCCTcatagtcttcatatcttccgctatattcataatgtttccattaaaacgagggtccttctgttgatataagcttcttcctttactgggtcttcttaactgacagtctcgtgatcaattctaaataacctatcgatgattctcatggtggtctaccatttgtggttatcctgcagagagaggggtcttggtttcattctcaccgtaaaatttcctacgcgtgacaacaaatgccatgtacatgagacttttcttataccattctaaggcttaaacaaaagcttcaaaggacgtcgtctctcactatgggtaagtctctcagatttaccattccgaatagcaagagaatgataatagtaagtcgtcatggtggccaagccatgtcgcactgaaatcattaccttgtataaggcttggtgaatctcgtattctaacacttggacatcctcacaagcattgtagaatatctcttgtccacgaacgaagttcggataatccattggttctgcaagctcaacaaaacatctatcgtatcttcacaactctcgggttttcgtatgctcctaagaaaacgtttgctgatccatgtttccttatccaaaaagatagtacttggtccctgttagtcccggggtctgtgggtttcaggcatacttggggtaaatgtgacacgccgctgggtagtgggtggttccttcacacaagaaacaagtcacctgactagttgggcattcctcagctgggtgattttcttcacaatgagggcatccatccttctgttcttcctgggtgtgtcctatttctccacagatcttgcatgcacaagtcttctccttcggattatcatagcacttccgaatgagacgggatcttaacagagtcttcttgaattcgtcccaagtttctgctccactaaatccttgtatggcatggtgcattttccaccagattgcagcactttgggtaaaatactggagagcgtgttccacttcatacttccttgagatcaagttgctcccgaagtggttctccatgttctgaatccatatttcagcctccagttgggtcattggtccacagACTACAGGTCcatcttcatactccatctggtagggttgaggttttggggatgagacgggtaagagagggagggagatacacacaatacaaacaatatttttgagaataggttttatttgtggccgtcggaaaacacacaccaatgacggctcacaaatcatcgtatcta harbors:
- the LOC123407280 gene encoding uncharacterized protein LOC123407280; the encoded protein is MDEQRIARISVTWRGRQLDVDADPRCTIKEFGQLLQDLTNVKPETLKLIVPQSANKGSKLISPFSDTHSSLTLKEAAISEGKLIRMMGVFEDEIEEVSDNGKNPDMRIIGFEEEEQRLRQRSSGRPRVSLKLPQGQYIFCDFRTLHLPGVELNPPPSEALKRMHMLACDPGIIAIMNKHRWRVGIMTEMAPVGYVGVSPKCILGFNKNMGEEISLRLRTDDLKGFRKYESIKKTLLHELAHMVHSEHDALFFALNKQLNEEAASLDWTKSSGHVLSGRKIFDSYEDEFDLEPEAHVVGHKLGGRSSSLASSRVLPGVAAYQRLLSASSTDLGSSHSSVTKSVERYNVQGTQAEPDPDDAGEDFILENVKAEPDPDDNDAMPIDVTIVTSGSAGFVASTEQNAKKSSVGCLEPDPDDTADVDMLNKEIDGEHDNEPDPDDGTSEFVLESGNTMEVEMELRTDSTVLKSEPDPDDSSSSIQNQKVSIDEKHMGEPDPDASSCGAALASGNKIQAEIGQSRNHSILESEPDPDDHAANLKSDELQRIEEPVAALCSRLQKAIEMLRSQATPSEAASALQTLFKIIKNVIENPNDIRYRRLRKTNPHFQRSVVNYKAAMEVLELIGFCEDVVSDEIGRAETYLVLKRNDPGLLWLAKSSLEVSMA